The following proteins are co-located in the Massilia litorea genome:
- a CDS encoding FAD-dependent oxidoreductase, whose protein sequence is MDIDYQGCEFAYTPGSGRQGGRHPVAVVGAGPVGLATAIDLAQSGVPVVLLDDDNKLSSGSRAICFSKRTLEVFDRLGCGQRMADKGVSWHVGRIFHRDQEVYSFDLLPEEGHQRPAFVNLQQYYVEGYLHERAQELPNLDLRWRSRVSGLVQHQDHVALTVDTPEGEYLLEAAYVVAADGGKSTVRSLMGLESHGRSFRDRFLIADVKMTADFPAERWFWFDPPFHRGQSVLLHRQPDNIWRIDFQLGWDADPVAEKAPERVIPRIEALLGKDARFELEWVSIYTFCCLRMDEFRHGRVLFAGDAAHGVSPFGARGANSGVQDADNLAWKLRLVVEGKAPDTLLDSYAREREYAADENILNSTRSTDFITPKSEASRLFRDAVLQLAKDQPFARKLVNSGRLSTPSTYIDSALNTPDLDGFAKGLRPGAAAADAPLMYQGQPDWLLRHTGGSFTGIYFAGGLRDAEVFAQAEALANEAIALRTLVVAPMGQGGAGMFEDSAGLFAARYDATPGSFYLLRPDQHVCARWRSFNPQAVRAAVARASGNTAAARCAGQAAFQMEHA, encoded by the coding sequence ATGGACATCGACTACCAGGGCTGCGAATTCGCGTACACGCCGGGCAGCGGGCGTCAGGGAGGCCGCCATCCAGTCGCCGTGGTCGGCGCCGGGCCGGTGGGCCTGGCCACCGCCATCGACCTGGCGCAAAGCGGCGTGCCGGTCGTGCTGCTCGACGACGACAACAAACTGTCGAGCGGTTCGCGCGCCATCTGCTTTTCCAAGCGCACCCTCGAGGTGTTCGACCGCCTCGGCTGCGGCCAGCGCATGGCCGATAAAGGCGTCAGCTGGCACGTCGGCCGCATCTTCCACCGCGACCAGGAGGTCTACAGCTTCGACCTGCTGCCCGAGGAAGGCCACCAGCGTCCGGCCTTCGTGAACCTGCAGCAGTACTATGTCGAGGGCTACCTGCACGAACGCGCGCAGGAACTGCCGAACCTCGACCTGCGCTGGCGTTCGCGCGTCAGCGGCCTGGTCCAGCATCAGGACCATGTGGCGCTGACGGTCGACACCCCGGAAGGCGAGTACCTGCTGGAGGCCGCCTACGTGGTCGCCGCCGACGGCGGCAAGAGCACGGTGCGCAGCCTGATGGGCCTGGAGAGCCATGGCCGCAGCTTCCGCGACCGCTTCCTGATCGCGGACGTGAAGATGACGGCCGACTTCCCGGCCGAGCGCTGGTTCTGGTTCGACCCGCCATTTCACCGCGGCCAGTCGGTGCTGCTGCACCGCCAGCCGGACAATATCTGGCGCATCGACTTCCAGCTCGGCTGGGACGCCGATCCGGTGGCGGAAAAGGCGCCCGAGCGCGTCATCCCGCGCATCGAGGCGCTGCTGGGAAAGGACGCCCGGTTCGAACTCGAATGGGTCAGCATCTACACCTTCTGCTGCCTGCGCATGGACGAATTCCGCCACGGCCGCGTGTTGTTCGCCGGCGACGCGGCGCACGGCGTCTCGCCCTTCGGCGCACGCGGCGCCAACAGCGGCGTGCAGGATGCCGACAACCTGGCCTGGAAACTGCGCCTCGTCGTCGAAGGCAAGGCCCCGGACACGCTGCTCGACAGCTATGCCCGTGAACGCGAATACGCGGCCGACGAGAACATCCTGAACTCGACCCGCTCGACCGACTTCATCACCCCGAAGAGCGAAGCGAGCCGGCTGTTCCGGGACGCCGTGCTGCAACTGGCGAAAGACCAGCCCTTCGCCCGCAAGCTGGTCAACAGCGGGCGCCTGTCGACGCCCTCGACCTACATCGATTCGGCGCTCAACACGCCCGACCTCGACGGCTTCGCCAAAGGCTTGCGTCCCGGCGCGGCGGCGGCGGACGCACCGCTCATGTACCAGGGCCAGCCCGACTGGCTGCTGCGCCACACGGGCGGCAGCTTCACCGGCATCTACTTTGCCGGCGGCCTGCGCGATGCCGAGGTCTTCGCGCAGGCCGAGGCACTCGCGAACGAAGCCATCGCCCTGCGCACCCTGGTCGTCGCACCAATGGGGCAGGGCGGTGCCGGCATGTTCGAAGACAGCGCAGGCCTGTTCGCGGCGCGCTACGACGCCACGCCCGGCAGCTTTTATCTGCTCCGTCCCGACCAGCACGTCTGTGCGCGCTGGCGCAGTTTCAACCCGCAGGCAGTGCGCGCCGCCGTGGCCCGCGCCAGCGGCAACACGGCCGCAGCGCGCTGCGCCGGACAAGCCGCCTTCCAGATGGAGCACGCATGA
- a CDS encoding MarR family transcriptional regulator, whose translation MSEFEPTEKRLRNIEARVPGFPYEPILLVRLNHHLQKRLRDRTNAALKPHDLADTGYIVLAILYGSLDETSTASELSEACHEKPANLTRVCDDLAARGLIERGTRAGDRRSVMITLRPEGRALIEQVLPEVSTKLVSAFAGFSKAEMTQFAGFLARALGNLDKAG comes from the coding sequence ATGAGCGAGTTCGAGCCAACGGAAAAACGATTGCGCAACATCGAAGCCCGGGTCCCGGGCTTTCCGTACGAGCCGATCTTGCTGGTGCGCCTGAACCACCATCTGCAGAAGCGCCTGCGCGACCGCACCAACGCCGCGCTCAAGCCGCATGACCTGGCCGACACCGGCTATATCGTGCTGGCGATCCTGTACGGCAGCCTCGACGAAACCTCGACCGCATCGGAGCTGAGCGAGGCCTGCCACGAAAAACCCGCCAACCTGACCCGGGTCTGCGACGACCTCGCCGCGCGCGGACTGATCGAACGGGGCACGCGCGCGGGCGACCGCCGCAGCGTCATGATCACCCTGCGCCCGGAGGGACGCGCGCTGATCGAGCAGGTGCTGCCCGAGGTGTCGACGAAACTGGTCAGTGCGTTTGCCGGTTTCAGCAAAGCCGAGATGACGCAGTTCGCCGGCTTCCTGGCGCGCGCGCTGGGGAATCTGGACAAGGCGGGCTGA
- a CDS encoding four-helix bundle copper-binding protein has translation MNFQECIDACEACAAACDRCAAACLREEDVKMMAGCIAHDIDCSQLCRLAAGFMARSSPFARELCRLCAEVCAACAQECGQHDAQHCKECAAACRRCADACRAMAGAA, from the coding sequence ATGAACTTCCAGGAATGTATCGACGCCTGCGAGGCCTGCGCTGCCGCCTGCGACCGCTGCGCTGCCGCCTGCCTGCGCGAAGAAGACGTCAAGATGATGGCCGGCTGCATTGCGCACGACATCGATTGTTCCCAGCTTTGCCGCCTGGCGGCCGGATTCATGGCGCGCTCGAGTCCCTTTGCGCGGGAGTTGTGCCGCCTGTGCGCGGAGGTCTGCGCGGCCTGCGCGCAGGAGTGCGGGCAGCACGATGCGCAGCATTGCAAGGAATGCGCCGCGGCCTGCCGGCGCTGCGCCGACGCCTGCCGCGCGATGGCGGGAGCCGCGTAG
- a CDS encoding DUF2783 domain-containing protein — MNARLNVEPNLPEPDTFYEMLVDTHQDLTDEQSRMLNAQLVLLLSNHIGDIDVLREACAIARANAAQA, encoded by the coding sequence ATGAACGCCCGATTGAATGTCGAACCGAACCTGCCCGAACCCGACACCTTCTACGAGATGCTGGTCGATACCCACCAGGATTTGACTGACGAGCAAAGCAGGATGCTCAACGCCCAGCTGGTCCTGCTGCTGTCGAACCATATCGGGGACATCGACGTATTGCGCGAAGCCTGCGCGATTGCGCGCGCCAACGCGGCGCAGGCCTAG
- a CDS encoding DUF4148 domain-containing protein: protein MSAKYLVPALLATLLAGSAFAQPASTDPVRARVVAELEQARKDGSYPPSEADYVYPNWVKIANPAGLVMTDGHQEDYDSKSTASVARNTASAPAASARPAVALMTDGHQESDVAARSGKGADSTR, encoded by the coding sequence ATGTCTGCCAAATACCTCGTCCCCGCCCTCCTCGCCACCCTGCTCGCCGGCAGCGCTTTCGCCCAACCGGCATCGACCGATCCGGTCCGCGCCCGTGTCGTCGCCGAACTCGAACAGGCGCGCAAGGACGGCAGCTATCCGCCATCGGAAGCCGATTACGTGTATCCGAACTGGGTGAAAATCGCCAACCCGGCCGGCCTCGTCATGACCGACGGCCATCAGGAAGACTACGACAGCAAGTCGACGGCCAGCGTAGCCCGCAACACCGCCAGCGCCCCTGCCGCCAGCGCCAGGCCTGCCGTCGCGCTGATGACCGACGGTCACCAGGAGTCCGATGTTGCCGCACGCAGCGGCAAAGGTGCCGATTCGACCCGTTGA